A genomic segment from Spongiibacter sp. IMCC21906 encodes:
- a CDS encoding HupE/UreJ family protein: MSFKGVLPRIGLVAFGLLASTALLAHGMSEADKARILGAGFEEFVWLGASHMLSGYDHLLFLLGVVFFLKRFTDILKFITAFTIGHSITLVFATLYGIQANYYLIDAVIALTVCYKGFENLGGFQRIGVRAPSLLWMVFGFGLIHGFGLSTRLQQLPLGDHGLVTKILAFNVGVELGQIIALSVMLFALMLWRKHRSFAPFSRVANGALIIIGGLLLIHQLHGYQHSVYAEDFPISRDDHNHAHEDMRSSALESYPRRLQLAPGSGRAAPDNTPAPSAPPEPTPDDVHDHGDGHFHSH, translated from the coding sequence ATGAGTTTTAAAGGAGTACTTCCGCGTATCGGGCTAGTGGCCTTTGGCCTGCTGGCCAGCACGGCGCTGCTGGCCCACGGTATGTCCGAGGCCGACAAGGCGCGTATTCTCGGTGCGGGCTTCGAGGAGTTTGTCTGGTTGGGTGCCAGCCATATGCTCAGCGGCTACGACCACCTGCTGTTCCTGTTGGGGGTGGTGTTTTTTCTCAAGCGCTTCACCGACATTCTCAAATTTATTACCGCTTTTACCATTGGCCATTCCATTACCCTTGTATTTGCTACCCTCTACGGTATTCAGGCCAATTATTATTTGATTGATGCAGTCATTGCGCTGACGGTCTGCTACAAGGGCTTTGAAAACCTGGGCGGCTTTCAGCGCATTGGTGTTCGCGCGCCCAGTCTGCTGTGGATGGTCTTCGGTTTTGGTTTGATCCACGGTTTTGGCTTGTCCACCCGGCTGCAGCAGCTGCCCTTGGGCGATCATGGCCTGGTGACGAAAATTCTGGCCTTTAATGTTGGCGTTGAGCTGGGTCAGATTATCGCCTTAAGTGTGATGTTGTTTGCGCTGATGCTGTGGCGGAAACACCGCTCCTTCGCTCCCTTCAGCCGCGTCGCCAATGGGGCACTCATTATCATTGGCGGGCTGCTGCTGATTCACCAATTGCACGGCTACCAGCACAGCGTCTACGCCGAGGATTTTCCCATCAGTCGGGATGATCATAACCACGCCCACGAAGATATGCGCAGCAGTGCGCTGGAGTCCTATCCCCGTCGCCTGCAACTCGCACCCGGTTCGGGAAGGGCTGCGCCAGACAATACGCCGGCTCCATCCGCGCCCCCGGAACCAACGCCTGATGATGTTCATGATCACGGCGATGGTCACTTTCACAGCCACTAA
- a CDS encoding DUF6488 family protein has protein sequence MKIVLAMVFSVFLGQQAFAHGNHQPPVSNEQAIAIAADIARGFAGVDPQLGFGALAQSWGQVEGADAAIADRGQGYLIVKVVNEAEAQALYILMSEEGEVFDANLTGKFPGIK, from the coding sequence ATGAAAATCGTATTGGCAATGGTATTTAGCGTTTTTCTCGGCCAACAGGCCTTTGCCCACGGTAACCATCAGCCCCCGGTTTCCAATGAACAGGCGATAGCGATTGCCGCGGATATTGCCCGTGGCTTCGCCGGGGTCGACCCCCAGTTGGGTTTTGGGGCACTGGCCCAAAGTTGGGGGCAGGTTGAGGGTGCGGATGCCGCCATCGCCGATCGCGGTCAGGGCTATCTCATTGTGAAAGTCGTTAATGAGGCAGAAGCGCAGGCACTGTATATTCTGATGTCGGAAGAGGGCGAGGTGTTTGACGCTAATCTGACGGGCAAATTTCCAGGAATTAAGTGA
- a CDS encoding IS5 family transposase, producing MSQLTFAEAEYQNKKRKTRRELFLEKMDGLIPWAKLEKKLRKHYPKGENGNPPYPLAIMLRVHCLQLFYNLSDPAMEDALYEIESMRRFAGLRLSDRLPDESTILRFRHFLERYKLGKVIFDTVSAQLRQQGLMMREGTIVDATIIAAPSSTKNQDGERDPEMHQTKKGNEWHFGMKMHIGVDDRDGLIHSIETTAANVHDLTAADQLLHGEEQRVWGDAGYTGIHKRDEFKDRDVDWRIALRPGTRRKLADQLQEMLEGIKASVRAKVEHPFRTIKQQFGYGKVRYRGLAKNTNRLYVLSAFTNLLRAEKYLPS from the coding sequence ATGAGCCAACTGACTTTCGCCGAAGCCGAATACCAAAACAAGAAGCGCAAGACGCGGCGGGAGCTGTTCCTCGAGAAAATGGATGGCTTGATTCCCTGGGCCAAGCTGGAGAAGAAGCTCCGCAAGCACTATCCCAAGGGTGAGAACGGGAATCCGCCGTACCCGCTGGCGATAATGCTTCGGGTTCACTGCCTGCAGCTGTTCTACAACCTCAGTGATCCGGCGATGGAGGATGCCCTGTACGAGATCGAGTCGATGCGCCGCTTTGCCGGGCTCCGTTTGTCTGATCGGCTACCGGATGAAAGCACCATTCTCCGCTTCCGTCATTTTTTAGAACGCTACAAATTGGGCAAAGTGATCTTCGATACCGTGAGCGCCCAGCTGCGCCAGCAGGGTCTGATGATGCGTGAAGGCACCATTGTTGATGCCACGATTATCGCCGCGCCCAGCTCAACCAAGAATCAGGACGGGGAGCGGGATCCGGAGATGCACCAGACAAAGAAAGGCAATGAATGGCACTTTGGCATGAAGATGCATATTGGCGTGGATGACCGGGACGGCTTGATTCACAGCATCGAGACCACAGCCGCGAATGTGCATGATCTCACTGCGGCAGATCAGCTTCTTCACGGAGAAGAGCAGCGGGTCTGGGGTGATGCGGGTTATACCGGCATCCATAAGCGAGATGAGTTTAAAGATCGGGATGTCGATTGGCGTATCGCGCTACGCCCCGGCACCCGGCGCAAGCTGGCTGACCAGCTACAGGAAATGCTGGAGGGAATAAAGGCCAGCGTGCGTGCGAAAGTCGAGCATCCGTTCCGGACGATCAAACAGCAGTTTGGTTATGGGAAGGTTCGCTACCGTGGACTGGCGAAAAACACCAATCGCCTGTATGTCCTCTCGGCGTTTACCAACCTGCTGAGAGCGGAGAAATATCTGCCTTCGTAG
- a CDS encoding DUF1461 domain-containing protein, whose product MPPPVRLISNALYGLLTLLFVVTLAWAAVASMNYGYGFWHDHGGLAENIEEYGPLNRHRKHFEDTDRQQRISLFAEIVEAVHHGGEGLREIRYQAPGQDYPTALLHRAEIIHLQDVSQLIRLAKSTLAAASGLWLLLTAGALWRKWPLPTVQQQLYGVVLGSLCMAAALLAFGFERVFYQFHIWLFPPEHQWFFYYQESLMSTMMKAPVLFKYIGVSIGILATPLFVGIAVAMKKISRSGL is encoded by the coding sequence GTGCCACCACCCGTTCGCCTGATCTCTAATGCCCTGTACGGATTGCTGACATTGCTGTTCGTGGTCACCCTGGCCTGGGCAGCTGTGGCGTCAATGAATTACGGCTACGGCTTCTGGCATGACCATGGCGGGCTGGCGGAAAATATTGAGGAGTACGGCCCCCTCAATCGCCACCGGAAGCATTTTGAAGACACTGACCGCCAGCAGCGCATTAGCCTGTTTGCGGAAATTGTCGAGGCCGTACATCACGGGGGCGAAGGCTTGCGGGAGATTCGCTATCAGGCGCCGGGACAGGACTATCCCACCGCCCTCCTCCATCGGGCGGAAATCATTCATCTTCAGGATGTCAGCCAGTTGATCCGCTTGGCGAAGTCCACCTTGGCCGCTGCCTCCGGGCTTTGGCTGCTCTTGACCGCTGGGGCCTTATGGCGGAAATGGCCGCTGCCGACTGTGCAGCAACAACTTTACGGCGTGGTGTTGGGAAGCCTATGCATGGCGGCAGCTCTGCTGGCCTTTGGTTTTGAACGGGTGTTTTACCAGTTTCATATCTGGCTGTTTCCACCCGAGCATCAATGGTTTTTCTATTATCAAGAATCGCTGATGTCGACGATGATGAAGGCCCCAGTGCTGTTCAAATACATTGGTGTCAGTATTGGTATCCTGGCCACCCCGCTGTTTGTCGGGATAGCCGTGGCAATGAAAAAGATCAGTAGGAGCGGGCTCTGA
- a CDS encoding efflux RND transporter periplasmic adaptor subunit — protein MCRGSTDFFLSIQDIVMRALFLVVILFIAPAALAQETYICPMHPHIHGEEGETCPICGMTLVAQAPQELPAKPSRSKEGDQPAVQISPDFIQALGVTTATAQARTLAARVQAYGEVVPSSRNALALSMRSEGWIIDLAADAVGDTVNKGDLLFTYYSPEIISAQVDYLTVAATESRVERAEQRLRLYGMEDKAIAEFKAGGKVIEKMPFYAPFDGTITELPIRKGDYLQAGELALGLQDFSQVWVNAAIALRDLPLLEVGQQANIRNPATGQRYSSTIEFIHHVADPESRTGKVRLSLPHDRGEPKPGSYVDVEFQVNPGARLAVPSQALLYDRDGAYLFLDLGEGRFQPRRVETGVTSEGYTEILSGLEQGQNIVTAGQFLIDAESRLRSGMSRMENMSHGDDRGESMPATGMEAHHAH, from the coding sequence TTGTGCAGAGGTTCCACAGACTTTTTCCTTTCAATACAGGACATTGTTATGCGCGCGCTATTTTTAGTTGTGATTTTGTTTATCGCTCCTGCCGCACTGGCTCAGGAGACTTATATCTGCCCCATGCACCCTCATATTCACGGTGAAGAAGGCGAAACCTGCCCTATCTGCGGAATGACGCTGGTGGCACAGGCGCCTCAGGAATTACCGGCAAAACCCTCCAGGTCCAAAGAGGGTGACCAGCCTGCTGTGCAGATTTCCCCGGACTTTATCCAGGCACTGGGGGTGACGACGGCGACAGCGCAAGCGCGCACTTTGGCCGCTCGCGTTCAGGCCTATGGCGAGGTGGTGCCCAGCAGCCGCAATGCGCTGGCCCTGAGCATGCGCAGCGAGGGTTGGATCATCGATCTTGCCGCCGATGCGGTGGGTGATACGGTAAACAAAGGTGATTTGTTGTTCACCTATTACAGCCCGGAAATCATCTCCGCCCAGGTGGATTATCTGACGGTGGCCGCGACGGAATCCCGGGTGGAGAGGGCAGAGCAGCGCCTGCGCCTGTACGGAATGGAAGACAAGGCCATCGCGGAATTTAAAGCCGGTGGCAAGGTGATTGAAAAGATGCCTTTTTACGCTCCCTTCGACGGCACGATCACCGAGCTGCCGATACGTAAAGGGGACTATCTTCAGGCGGGCGAGCTCGCGCTGGGGCTGCAGGATTTCAGTCAGGTCTGGGTGAACGCCGCGATCGCCCTTCGCGACCTGCCCTTGCTGGAGGTCGGTCAGCAGGCCAACATTCGCAACCCCGCCACTGGGCAGCGTTACAGCAGTACCATCGAGTTTATCCACCATGTCGCCGACCCTGAAAGCCGCACCGGCAAGGTCAGGCTGTCACTGCCCCACGACAGGGGGGAACCCAAGCCTGGCAGCTATGTTGATGTTGAGTTTCAGGTGAACCCCGGGGCGCGCTTGGCGGTGCCCAGCCAGGCCCTGTTGTATGACCGCGACGGCGCCTACCTGTTTTTGGACTTGGGCGAAGGGCGCTTTCAGCCCCGTCGAGTGGAAACCGGTGTGACTTCCGAGGGCTACACCGAAATTCTGTCGGGTCTTGAGCAGGGGCAAAACATCGTCACCGCAGGCCAGTTCCTGATCGATGCCGAAAGCCGCCTGCGCTCGGGTATGTCGCGCATGGAGAACATGAGCCATGGCGACGACCGGGGTGAGTCAATGCCGGCAACCGGCATGGAGGCTCATCATGCTCACTGA
- a CDS encoding efflux RND transporter permease subunit, producing the protein MVAKIIEWSVNNRFLVLLAALFVFVAGSLSLSKIPLDAIPDLSDTQVIVRTEWPGQAPQVIEDQVTYPLASQMLGLPKTKSVRGVSMFGTSFLYVVFEDDVDLYWARSRVLEALTQTASSLPAGAETGLGPDATGVGWVFQYALYDASGGHDLQQLRSLQDWFVRYELLSVDGVSEVASVGGYVKEYQVLVDPKKLRAFDVSLTEVISAVRSANGETGGRTLEMGETEYLIRSLGYLQTSQDLEQAVVRASNGVPVQIGDIARVVEGPALRRGVTELNGQGEAVGGIVVMRSGANALKVIEQVKERLKAVQQGLPDGVELKVVYDRSKLISESVDYLKIKLIEECLMVVLISFVFLLHARSALVAVITLPLGILAAFVVMRAQGLSANIMSLGGIAIAIGAMVDAAIVMVENAHRKLASLPAQASAADKKQALITAAKEVGPGLFFSLLIITVSFFPVFALTGQSARLFAPLAFTKTYAMAAASVLSVTLVPVLMLLLVRGRIRSEDSNPVNRFFVALYRPSLNAAIKYKKLTLGLCLAALLSTAIPIKQLGSEFMPPLYEGGILYMPMTLPGVSVTKAREILQVTNRQLMAIPEVVHAFGKAGRSDSATDPAPLLMIETWVELKPRSEWRADMTPEKLIREMDAAVGLPGMMNSWNYPIKTRLEMLTTGIRTPVGIKVSGPELEGIDDISRQVEAIAREVPGTRSAIADRVQGAKYVEIQPDRRALARYGVSLQHLQTVIQTALGGMALDQAIEGRERYPIMIRYDRPFREGLDDLSDILVSGADGLQVPLADVASIGIANGPAMIRSEDARLNGFVFVDIDNRDLGGYVAALQNRLGEIPLPPGYSFKLSGQFEQMQLASERLKITIPATLLIIVVLLYLYFGQWDRTLMILLSVPFGLIGGFWWLWLADYQLSVAVAVGFIALAGVAVETALVMLLFIDQRMREHPPENYSELVDNVRQGAVLRLRPKLMTVGTIVLGLTPIFMTEGPGTEIMRRIALPMLGGMLSTTVLTLILMPVLYILYFGRSLRKD; encoded by the coding sequence GTGGTCGCCAAGATCATCGAGTGGTCGGTGAACAACCGTTTTCTGGTACTGTTGGCGGCTTTGTTTGTCTTTGTTGCCGGCAGCTTATCCCTGAGCAAAATTCCGCTGGATGCGATTCCGGATCTTTCCGATACTCAGGTGATTGTTCGCACAGAATGGCCGGGGCAGGCACCTCAGGTCATTGAAGATCAAGTCACCTATCCCCTGGCCAGCCAGATGTTGGGCCTGCCCAAAACCAAAAGTGTTCGCGGCGTGTCCATGTTCGGCACCTCCTTTCTGTACGTGGTCTTCGAAGACGATGTGGACCTGTACTGGGCCAGAAGTCGCGTACTGGAAGCCCTGACCCAAACGGCCTCGTCGCTGCCAGCGGGGGCAGAGACGGGCCTTGGGCCTGATGCCACCGGTGTGGGATGGGTATTTCAATACGCCCTGTATGACGCCAGCGGCGGTCACGACCTGCAGCAACTGCGCTCGCTGCAGGACTGGTTTGTGCGTTATGAGCTGCTGTCGGTGGATGGCGTCTCCGAGGTCGCCAGTGTGGGGGGCTATGTAAAGGAATATCAGGTCCTGGTCGACCCGAAAAAATTGCGCGCCTTTGATGTCTCCTTGACTGAGGTGATCAGCGCGGTACGAAGTGCCAACGGCGAGACTGGCGGTCGCACCCTGGAAATGGGCGAGACTGAGTATCTGATCCGTTCATTGGGCTATCTTCAAACAAGCCAGGACCTTGAACAGGCGGTGGTCCGCGCCAGCAATGGCGTGCCGGTGCAGATTGGCGATATCGCCCGGGTGGTGGAAGGCCCGGCCCTGCGCCGGGGCGTTACCGAGCTCAATGGCCAGGGCGAAGCGGTGGGCGGTATTGTGGTGATGCGCTCAGGGGCCAATGCCTTAAAAGTCATTGAGCAGGTCAAGGAAAGGCTGAAAGCCGTGCAGCAGGGACTGCCTGACGGTGTGGAACTGAAGGTCGTCTACGATCGTAGCAAGCTGATCTCCGAATCGGTGGACTACCTCAAGATCAAGCTCATCGAAGAGTGCCTGATGGTGGTGCTGATCAGCTTTGTCTTTCTGCTCCACGCGCGCAGCGCCCTGGTTGCCGTGATCACCCTGCCGCTGGGAATATTGGCCGCCTTTGTGGTGATGCGGGCCCAGGGCCTCAGCGCCAATATTATGTCCTTGGGCGGCATTGCCATTGCCATTGGCGCCATGGTGGACGCCGCCATCGTGATGGTGGAAAACGCCCACCGCAAACTGGCCAGCTTGCCGGCCCAGGCCAGCGCCGCCGATAAAAAGCAGGCTTTGATCACGGCGGCAAAGGAAGTGGGGCCGGGGCTGTTCTTTAGTCTGCTGATCATCACCGTGTCGTTTTTCCCGGTCTTTGCCCTCACCGGGCAATCCGCCCGCCTGTTTGCACCCTTGGCCTTTACCAAAACCTATGCCATGGCGGCGGCCAGCGTGCTGTCGGTCACCCTGGTGCCGGTGTTGATGTTGTTGCTGGTCAGAGGCCGAATTCGCAGCGAAGACAGCAATCCGGTGAATCGCTTTTTTGTCGCCCTGTACCGCCCCAGCCTGAACGCGGCGATCAAATATAAAAAGCTCACGCTGGGGCTGTGCCTGGCGGCGCTGCTCAGCACCGCCATCCCCATCAAACAACTGGGCTCCGAATTTATGCCGCCCCTCTACGAGGGCGGCATTTTGTATATGCCCATGACCCTGCCGGGGGTGTCGGTGACCAAGGCGCGGGAAATACTGCAGGTGACCAACCGCCAGTTAATGGCCATTCCCGAAGTGGTCCACGCCTTTGGCAAGGCGGGCCGCTCGGATTCGGCAACCGACCCCGCGCCCCTGTTGATGATAGAAACCTGGGTAGAGCTCAAGCCCAGAAGTGAGTGGCGGGCAGACATGACCCCGGAAAAACTGATCCGGGAAATGGACGCGGCGGTAGGACTGCCCGGCATGATGAACAGTTGGAACTATCCGATCAAAACTCGGCTTGAAATGCTCACTACCGGCATCCGCACGCCAGTGGGTATTAAGGTATCCGGCCCCGAGCTTGAAGGCATCGACGACATTTCAAGGCAAGTGGAAGCCATTGCCCGGGAGGTGCCCGGCACCCGCAGCGCCATTGCCGATCGCGTCCAGGGCGCCAAGTACGTTGAGATCCAGCCCGACCGTCGCGCACTGGCGCGCTACGGCGTCTCATTGCAGCATTTGCAGACGGTGATTCAAACGGCGCTGGGCGGTATGGCCTTGGATCAGGCTATTGAAGGACGCGAGCGCTACCCGATCATGATTCGCTATGACAGGCCCTTTCGCGAGGGGCTCGATGACCTGAGCGATATTCTGGTGTCAGGCGCCGATGGTCTGCAGGTCCCGCTGGCCGATGTCGCCAGCATTGGCATTGCCAATGGCCCCGCGATGATTCGCTCGGAAGATGCCCGGCTAAACGGCTTCGTTTTCGTCGATATCGACAACCGGGATTTGGGCGGCTATGTTGCCGCGTTACAGAATCGGCTTGGGGAAATCCCACTGCCCCCAGGCTACTCCTTCAAACTGTCTGGCCAGTTTGAGCAAATGCAATTGGCCAGCGAGCGTCTGAAAATTACCATCCCGGCTACGCTGCTGATCATTGTTGTATTGCTGTACCTGTATTTTGGTCAGTGGGACCGAACCCTGATGATTCTGCTGTCGGTACCCTTTGGCCTGATTGGCGGCTTCTGGTGGCTGTGGCTGGCGGATTATCAATTGTCCGTCGCGGTGGCCGTGGGTTTTATTGCCCTGGCGGGGGTCGCCGTAGAAACCGCCCTGGTCATGCTCCTGTTTATCGACCAGCGCATGCGAGAACATCCCCCGGAAAACTATAGCGAGCTAGTCGACAACGTTCGCCAGGGCGCGGTACTACGTCTGCGTCCCAAATTAATGACGGTGGGCACTATCGTTCTGGGATTGACGCCCATCTTTATGACCGAAGGCCCCGGCACGGAAATTATGCGACGCATTGCACTGCCCATGCTGGGCGGCATGCTGTCGACTACGGTGCTAACGCTGATATTGATGCCGGTGTTGTATATTTTGTATTTTGGTCGATCGTTGAGAAAAGATTAA
- a CDS encoding restriction endonuclease: MAKTTIMDDLFALGAKLPWKLSIVLAIGFAIALHQLSLIDPPVSTGLHDLSKVMFIQIARVIGLIGQYIVPGVLLFGALAGFMQRRRGKDLLTQTRTKTNGLATLSWQQFEQLVGAIFREQGFQVEERGLQGPDGGVDLVLRKGGEKYLVQCKHWRSLKVGVPVVRELYGAIAAEGAVGGFVATTGQFTADAKRFVKGRNIELLDGQKLKRQMTKNGASNGQTQTSTKPPPPTAADCPLCNSLMVVRIAKKGPQAGAQFWGCRTYPACKGTRPL; encoded by the coding sequence ATGGCTAAAACCACCATCATGGATGACCTCTTTGCTCTGGGCGCAAAACTTCCCTGGAAGTTAAGCATTGTCCTCGCCATTGGCTTTGCCATCGCCCTGCACCAGCTCTCCCTGATCGACCCGCCTGTTTCTACCGGCCTTCACGACTTGTCCAAAGTTATGTTTATACAGATCGCCAGGGTTATCGGATTGATCGGTCAATATATCGTGCCCGGCGTACTGCTATTTGGTGCGCTAGCAGGATTCATGCAACGCCGTCGAGGGAAGGACCTGCTAACCCAAACGAGAACAAAGACCAATGGCCTCGCCACGCTTTCATGGCAGCAGTTTGAACAGCTCGTTGGCGCCATCTTCAGGGAGCAGGGCTTTCAAGTAGAAGAGCGCGGACTGCAAGGCCCCGACGGTGGCGTAGACCTGGTACTGAGGAAAGGCGGCGAGAAGTATCTGGTGCAATGCAAGCACTGGCGATCCCTCAAGGTTGGCGTGCCTGTTGTGAGGGAGCTTTACGGTGCTATCGCCGCAGAGGGCGCTGTGGGCGGCTTTGTTGCTACCACAGGACAATTTACCGCCGACGCCAAGCGCTTTGTTAAAGGAAGAAACATAGAGCTCCTCGATGGACAGAAGCTCAAAAGACAGATGACCAAAAACGGTGCTAGCAATGGTCAGACTCAAACTTCTACAAAGCCACCGCCTCCCACAGCAGCAGATTGCCCATTGTGCAATAGCCTCATGGTAGTTCGGATCGCGAAAAAAGGTCCTCAAGCTGGAGCTCAGTTTTGGGGCTGTAGAACATACCCTGCCTGCAAAGGTACTAGACCACTTTAG
- a CDS encoding FKBP-type peptidyl-prolyl cis-trans isomerase, whose protein sequence is MNGTVFGSSIQRGEPIEFGLNQVISGCTEGLQLMTVGEKRRLYIPPELGVMAT, encoded by the coding sequence ATGAACGGCACGGTCTTTGGCAGCTCGATTCAGCGCGGAGAACCCATTGAGTTTGGATTGAATCAGGTGATCAGTGGCTGTACGGAGGGCCTGCAATTGATGACGGTTGGTGAAAAGCGCCGTCTCTATATTCCCCCTGAGCTGGGGGTTATGGCAACCTGA
- a CDS encoding very short patch repair endonuclease: MSDIHLPATRSRNMSAIRGKDTKPEMLIRRALHARGFRYRLHSQKLPGSPDLVLPKYRAAIFVHGCFWHRHNCSMFHWPSSRKDFWRKKLDANYERDERNVNALLVAGWRVAVVWECCLRGKHKRGDDSVADTLSDWLTSDKYFFTIPSNV; the protein is encoded by the coding sequence ATGTCAGACATCCACCTTCCTGCCACCCGCAGCCGGAATATGTCGGCAATCCGAGGTAAAGACACAAAGCCAGAAATGCTGATCCGGCGAGCTCTGCATGCCCGAGGGTTCCGCTATCGCCTGCACAGCCAGAAACTCCCCGGCTCCCCTGATCTTGTGTTGCCAAAATACCGCGCAGCGATCTTCGTCCATGGCTGCTTCTGGCACCGACATAACTGCTCTATGTTTCATTGGCCATCGTCCCGCAAGGACTTCTGGCGCAAGAAGCTGGATGCTAACTATGAACGGGACGAGCGCAATGTCAACGCACTACTGGTTGCTGGCTGGCGAGTTGCGGTGGTCTGGGAATGCTGTCTGCGCGGTAAGCATAAAAGAGGGGACGACTCGGTTGCAGACACACTCTCCGACTGGCTGACGTCAGATAAGTACTTTTTTACCATCCCAAGCAACGTCTGA
- the dcm gene encoding DNA (cytosine-5-)-methyltransferase, with translation MATEQLALIHDGFDDISDATLIGQLLEIYDQKAIASFLNSVTPGHWCRETINRWSKGKSEPRLNAKEFNALKGLLPKEKVSPDNCKFRFIDLFAGIGGIRKGFEDEGGLCVFTSEWNKFAARTYKANFYSHGDYHTFNEDIRDVTLSADISVSEDEAYTNIDEMIPGHDVLLAGFPCQPFSIAGVSKKNSLGRAHGFECNTQGTLFFDVARIIKAKQPKAFVLENVKNLKSHDKGKTFKIIMQTLDELGYWVSDADHEGPKDPKVIDAKNWVPQHRERIVLVGFRKDLEIHDGFTLKDIRRYFPKKKITLGDIFEQNVDPKYTLTPKLWEYLHNYAIKHKEKGNGFGFGLVGPNDVARTMSARYYKDGSEILVDRGWDFSKGFGNGKNLENRPRRLTPYECARLMGFTRHDQNDFVIPVSDTQAYKQFGNSVVVPVFRAVAKLVAKRLIN, from the coding sequence ATGGCCACTGAACAACTCGCCCTCATTCATGATGGTTTTGATGATATATCGGATGCCACTCTTATAGGTCAGCTACTTGAGATATACGACCAGAAGGCAATTGCCAGCTTTCTCAATTCGGTTACTCCGGGTCATTGGTGTCGTGAGACAATCAATCGCTGGAGTAAAGGTAAATCAGAGCCCCGCTTGAACGCAAAAGAGTTTAACGCACTGAAAGGTTTACTCCCGAAAGAGAAAGTCAGTCCAGATAACTGTAAGTTCAGGTTTATCGATTTGTTTGCAGGTATCGGCGGAATCCGGAAGGGCTTTGAGGATGAGGGTGGCCTGTGCGTGTTTACAAGCGAATGGAACAAGTTTGCAGCAAGAACATATAAAGCGAACTTTTACAGTCATGGCGACTACCATACCTTTAACGAAGACATCCGGGACGTCACTTTGTCTGCAGATATTTCTGTATCCGAAGATGAAGCGTATACAAATATTGATGAAATGATTCCCGGTCACGATGTTCTGTTAGCTGGCTTTCCTTGCCAGCCATTCTCCATTGCGGGCGTTTCTAAAAAGAATTCTCTGGGACGAGCTCATGGTTTTGAATGTAATACTCAAGGAACTCTGTTTTTTGATGTTGCCAGAATTATTAAAGCGAAGCAGCCAAAAGCCTTTGTTCTTGAAAATGTTAAGAACCTCAAGAGCCATGATAAAGGAAAGACCTTTAAGATTATCATGCAGACTCTTGATGAATTGGGTTACTGGGTTTCGGATGCCGATCACGAAGGGCCAAAAGATCCTAAAGTGATCGATGCAAAAAACTGGGTCCCGCAACATCGGGAGCGCATAGTCTTGGTCGGTTTCCGCAAAGATCTGGAAATTCATGATGGGTTCACGCTTAAGGATATACGCCGTTACTTTCCTAAAAAGAAGATCACTCTCGGTGATATTTTCGAGCAGAACGTAGACCCTAAGTACACGCTAACACCTAAACTGTGGGAATACCTCCATAACTACGCCATCAAGCATAAAGAGAAGGGTAATGGCTTCGGGTTCGGGTTGGTAGGTCCAAATGATGTTGCTCGTACCATGTCAGCGCGATACTACAAAGACGGGTCAGAGATTCTCGTAGACCGAGGATGGGACTTTAGCAAAGGATTCGGTAACGGAAAGAATCTGGAGAACCGACCAAGAAGACTGACTCCGTATGAATGTGCAAGATTAATGGGGTTCACCCGTCATGACCAGAATGATTTCGTCATACCGGTTTCAGACACTCAAGCATATAAACAATTTGGTAACTCTGTCGTAGTCCCGGTTTTCCGAGCAGTCGCAAAACTCGTTGCAAAAAGACTGATTAATTAA